Within Kutzneria chonburiensis, the genomic segment CGCCTGCAACGCCGCCGAATGCGTCTGCCACCACTGGTCGAACTGGTTGCGCGCGGTGAAGACGGACGAGGACAGCGCGGCGGCCAGGCTGGTCGACGAGGTCACCAGTCCCAGCTCGCTGGCCCGCTCGACCAGGGCCACGAACACCGTGCGCTCGGCGTCGAACCAGCCGACCGGGTCGGCCACCAGCCGGGCCATCGTCGCCGCGTCCGGGGCGTGCCAGCGGGGCAGGCCGCTGATGTGCGTGGCATTGCCGCGCGGCATGCGGGCGGTGGCCTCGTCGATCATCGTCACGGCGCAGTGGATGACCCGCTCCAGCGCCGCCCTGGTGTCGGCCGGCGACTCGTCGGCCTCGGCCCGCTCCAGGGCGAACGCCCTGGTCAGGTCGTGCAGCTGGTAGCGCGGCGAGCCTGCGGCGTCCACCATGGTTGTGTCCAGCAGGTAGCTGTCGGCCAGCCGCTCCAGGATCCGCTCGGTCGCCGGCACGGTCAGGTCGAGCAGCGGGGCCACGAACCAGGACGCGAACTCCATGGTGCCCAGCCAGCCCAGCAGCCGCAGCGTGCGCTGGTCGGCGTCGGTCAGGCCCTCGTAGCTCAGCAGCAGGCTGCCACGAACCTCCAGGTCGCCGGCCGACAGCTCGTCCAGCACCTGGTGCCGCTCCCGCAACCGGGTCGCCAGCAGGCGCAACGGCCACTGCGGCCGGGCGGCCAGCCGGGCGCCGGTGATACGCACCGCCAACGCCAGGTGCCCGCACAGCCGGACGATGTCCGCGGCGGCCGCCGGGTCCTGGGCGATCCGCTCCGGGCCGACCAGCGACTCCAGCAGCTCGGTCGCCTCGGTCTCGGCGAAAACCTCGATGTCCACGTGCGTCGCGCCGGCCAGCGCCGGTAACCGGCGGCGGCTGGTCACCAGCACGGCGCAGCCCGCGCCACCCGGCAGCAGGTCGCGGACCTGCCGCTCGTCGGCGGCATCGTCCAGCAGCACCAGCACCCGCCGGTCGGACAACATCGTGCGGTACAGGTCGGCGCGTTCCTCCAGGTTGTCCGGCACGGCCTGCGCCGGCACGCCCAGCGCCCGCAGGAACCGCGCCAGCACCTCGGTCGGGTCCAGTGAGGACGTGTGCACCCCGCGTAGGTTCACGTACAGCTGGCCGTCCGGGTACTGGTCCCGCATCAGGTGCGCGACGTGGATGGCCAGCGAGCTCTTGCCGGCGCCGGGCTGGCCGGCGATCACGCTCAGCCGAGTGGCACTGGCGTCGGCCGTCAGCCGCTGCACCAGGCGGTCGACCTGCTCGTCGCGGCCGGTGAAGTCGGGCAGGTCGGACGGCAGCTGCTGCGGCGCGGCCCGTACGGGCTCGGCCAGCGCCACCGCCGGCTCGGCCGTGGCCTGCGGCTCGTCGGCCACCGGGGCCGGCACCTCGCCGCGCAGGATCTGGCCGTGCACCGCCTGGAACTCCGGGCTCGGCTCCACGCCGAGCTCGTCGATCAGCAGCCGGCGGCCGGTCTCGTACTCGGCCAGCGCGTCGACCTGCCGCCCGGCCTGGTAGAGGGCGATCATCAGCTGCCCGCGGGCCCGCTCACGCAGCGGGTCGTCGGCGACCAGCCGGGTCAGCTCCGGGATCAGGCGCGGGCCGTGGCCGAGTCGCAGCCGGGCCTCGAT encodes:
- a CDS encoding AfsR/SARP family transcriptional regulator; protein product: MSGTTALDVSGRKPRALLAVLALNAGRVVPTDTVIDVLWGEDPPGSARAGVHSYVSTLRRTLGEDTIQRRPAGYELTVPPMDVDLHEFGALVAQARQDLAAARFGAADRGLEAALALWRGDPLGGVGGEWAERERYRLHQLRQAAVEDRIEARLRLGHGPRLIPELTRLVADDPLRERARGQLMIALYQAGRQVDALAEYETGRRLLIDELGVEPSPEFQAVHGQILRGEVPAPVADEPQATAEPAVALAEPVRAAPQQLPSDLPDFTGRDEQVDRLVQRLTADASATRLSVIAGQPGAGKSSLAIHVAHLMRDQYPDGQLYVNLRGVHTSSLDPTEVLARFLRALGVPAQAVPDNLEERADLYRTMLSDRRVLVLLDDAADERQVRDLLPGGAGCAVLVTSRRRLPALAGATHVDIEVFAETEATELLESLVGPERIAQDPAAAADIVRLCGHLALAVRITGARLAARPQWPLRLLATRLRERHQVLDELSAGDLEVRGSLLLSYEGLTDADQRTLRLLGWLGTMEFASWFVAPLLDLTVPATERILERLADSYLLDTTMVDAAGSPRYQLHDLTRAFALERAEADESPADTRAALERVIHCAVTMIDEATARMPRGNATHISGLPRWHAPDAATMARLVADPVGWFDAERTVFVALVERASELGLVTSSTSLAAALSSSVFTARNQFDQWWQTHSAALQAAEEAGDEASKASLYIGLGRLRLEQDRFDEADDYYARALTIYEQLGDQGKIVLTKLELATVQRERGELKDAERMLRELLPALAGAYSRQIEGRAWHGLGMALAEQGAFDDALAEHNRALARYEELDDRFGQALVRRSIGITYRAVGDLDAAERYCGGALRMLVELGDPHMIIYATQALAKVRIRQGRGESERPGLLDGLEMCGKLQDGFGQGLLLRTLGELDLATGRFDDAEQHLQRSLKWWTALGLPLWQARTMRDLSTLLATTGRTAEADAMWAEARRLFERHGSHEANEPRPTRAAVNT